Within Haematobia irritans isolate KBUSLIRL chromosome 2, ASM5000362v1, whole genome shotgun sequence, the genomic segment gaatttttcgaaaaatgtttacttatttttatgaatcgGAGTGACATCTGTGTttgtaacatttttcaaaattaacctaatttttctaaaaataaccaaaatttttcttcctggtggattcACTATTTTTAGTGTGGGCTTTCAGCCAAATCATGAtgtttttgtaagcttgtaaacaataaggaATATGACTGGAATAAATCAGTCAGCTTTTAGatgagcggtttagaaatgaacCTCAAATTGGTTGCTTTACATAGCAAACACCATGTATAATGTCGTATTTTTACTCCGTTTAAGTAAACTTTCTTTCTTAGTGGggataaaaaagttgaaaatttaatgtttgactaattaactttttttttaatggggAAAAAGGTGAAAAGTTGAAAATTGGCTCAAATAGATTTATAGACTTTTACAGAAAACCTCGAAAAGTCGATATTGGATTAAAAGGGGAATAtgatgcaaaatttgaatatctAATTgtacatgaagattaaggaattggtattattaagctATTGAAAAAAAACGTCAGATATCCATATTACAAGCCTGACAacacatatgtttcagtgtctAGGCATAACCAAAATACATCTTTTGTGTGGAtctatatgtcaaatttgaattcattgGTGTGTTTCCAAGAAaagacttaatttaatttttgcaattattattatattttattgatttagttTTCTAATACAATTCTCAATTTGACAGCTTATTGAACAATATGaatttatacacattttttaaatatattgaacAAGACTAGTAAATATGTATCCCTTTAAAGCATTTAATTTAAATCTCATCTGtaaattttaatgaagtttGCAAGGTTTTTTTGATGTAACCCAATGTGAAACATaagaatttagaaaataaaacgaaagacttaagacacaaacttgcCGGAAATTACATTTGTCTGTAATTTCTCACAAAGCCATGGCAAAGCAAAGACTTGTCTAAATGTTTGTATCTCTCTCCGTTTGTGTTTTCGTAATAAAAAGTGAACAAAGGCTAATTCTTCTTATTAATTTCATTTCCTTATATTGCATTTACATGCATCCCATCACGATATAACTTAACAATGTTCTCCCCCTTTTTTGTCATTTCTCTTCTAGGTTATCCGTACAATTGTACATCCTCAATATAATCCCAATACTATTGCCAATGATGTGGCCCTATTGAAATTGGAATCACCTGTGCCAATCAATGACAAAGTACGTCCCGTTTGTTTACCAAGTGCCAATCAGAATTTCGATGGCAAAGATGCCATTGTTGCCGGTTGGGGTCTACTCAAGGAGGGTGGCAGTACATCCAACTATCTGCAAGAGGCAACCGTTCCAATTATCTCCAATCAAGAATGTCGCACTACCCGATACAAGAATAAGATTCAAGAGGTGATGTTGTGCGCTGGTTTGGTGAAACAAGGTGGCAAAGATGCCTGCCAAGGTGACAGTGGTGGTCCATTGATTGTTAACGAGGGTCGTTATAAATTGGCTGGTAAGTATTTGAAATATGATTTGCGTAATAGGAATGGAAAAAACGATTAATCGACATCCGTTGCTTTTATTAGGTGTTGTTTCCTTTGGATTTGGCTGTGCCCAAGCTAATGCTCCTGGTGTTTATGCTCGTGTTACCAAATTCTTGGACTGGATACAATCAAACACTAAAGATGGTTGCTATTGCAGCAGTTAACAATGTTGATTACATTGGAATTCGTAAATACTCGTCAAGCCCATTTAAAAGCAAATagtcattttaatttattgaaaattatttatttccatttcacattttgatataaaaaataaaacaaaccatTATAATTTATATGTACGATATTGTAAGAGTTTTTAGGCTGGTGACAGGAAATTACAATCGTTTGCAAGCTAAAAGTTTTCATTAATAGCTTACAACAACGAACGTTTTTCACAtgcttatatttatgagaattcttAATGAAGGAAATGCCATAATATTTGTGGAAACCTGGAAGTGTGTATGTACCCGTATTAAAGTcaccccaccataggatgaaggACAATTAACTTTGgcaatcgaaatattgatctcagaccccatatattctgggtcatggtgaaattttgagccgatctagcgatgtccgtccgtccgcctgtcgaAATCATGCTAatttcccaacgaaacaagctatcgacttgaaacttggctgtATGTTtcggtttaaaaattatatgtttggaactcaaatttttaccacattatttttaatttgaaccgAACCGATAGGTCCAtaaaggtccataattatatataatcaccatattaaccgatccccagatttgacctccggagcctcctagaggagcaaatttcatacgattcgattgaaatttggtacactaaacaaaaaaaaaaaacactcactaaagccaatttaactttattttagttcatgcacccagaaaaaagtgaccccttctttaagttaaaatgaactcattgtgaagaaagttgaacttcgtatagcgccaaagatatttttataccatccatcataggatgggggtatattaactttgtcattccgtttgtaacacatcgaaatattgctctaagaccccataaagtatatatattctgggtcgtggtgaaattctgattcgatccaagcatgtccgtccgtccgtccgtctgttgaaatcacgctaacttccgaacgaaacaagctatcgatccatatcggtccacttttacgtatagtccccatataaagggaccctcagatttggcttgtggagcctctaacagaagcatatttcatccgatccggctgaaatttggtacatggtgttggtatttagtctctaacaaccatgcaaaaattggtccacatcggtccataattatatatagcccccatataaaccgatccccagatttgggttgcggagcctaaaagagaagcaaatttcatccgatccggctgaaattgctacatggtgttggtatatggtctttaacaaccatgcaaaaattggtccacatcggttcataactatatatagcccccatataaaccgatccccagatttggcttgtgaagtctccaagagaagcaaatttcatccaagccggttgtaatttggaacatggtgttagtatatgatctttaacaaccgtaccagaattggtccatatcggtccataattatatatagcccatataaaacgttctccagatttgacctccggagcctcttggaggagcaaaattcatccgatccggttcaaattaggaacgtggtgttagtatatggtcgctaacaaccataccaaaattggtccaatcacacaaaaattggtccatatcggttcataatcatggttgccactagagccaaaaataatctaccaaaattttatttctatagaaaattttgtcaaaattttatttctagagaaaattttgttaaaattttattcggttcgtaataaaattttcatcattttcaaaattttatttctatagaaaattctgtcaacattttatttccatagaaaattttgttcaaattttattcggtcataatcatggttgccactcgagccacaaataatctaccaagattttatttctatagaaaattttgtcaaaaatttatttctatagaaaattttgttagaattttatttctgtagaaattttttgtcaaaattttctttttatggaatattttgtcaaaatttttatttctatagaaaattttgtgaaatttttatttctatagaaaattttgttaaaattttatttctgtagaaaattttgtcaaaatgttatgtcaaactgaattatatacgtattggatcgatcttttttgatttaatatttaccacgtatagacttacatacaatttagaagatggtattaggaggttttaagataccttgccatcggcaagcgttaccgcaacttaagtaattcgattgtggatggcagtgtttagaagaagtttctccgcaatccatgatggagggtacataagcttcggcctggccgaacttacggccgtatatacttgttgtttgtttgaacgatgtgattttcgtagaaataaggtagaatgcattccatatattagttaacattttcctatatttgtgtatcactatactacagaatgaaagaatttaactgaattgaattcatatatggaatgactttattgaacttttttcattcatttggacaaatctaacaTATTTattgtaaaccttttacttcaaaaaaagAACTGCTTATCTTtgtttttaaccctttcgaccccgaatttttataggtatcgctaattttttttcttacttttaatcgtgttgaagtcatttaagaagcgtctagccaaaatttcgggtcgccacgtccattcgtttaggcggtagagaatgttgcatgTGGGTAACTTTGGGCAGttgtgactacaaaatagtttgttttgttataatagacgtattacgttttgatgaatttttttttaagttgtttgttattttacagtaaatatatacatagatgcgcgcgtgagtggaatttcactcacgctcaaacacattcacgaataaatacttgtactcacgcacgccttgtgggtaggaattcacgctcACTTTTTTgtctctgttttaccgtgagtgtgaattttatcttgaacatgaattttatcgtgaacgtgaattttatcttgagcctGAGTTTGATCGTGAGCGTAAGTTGGGTCGTTAAAGTGAGTTTTTATCGGGAGCACgatttcggagaaattttactcactcacaatcacgaatacaatttgatttttactcacgctcacccgccacacatttttgtttagtcccgttcactcacattcacgagatttcgtttaaatttcattcacggcttcgcgtgactctctaaaatgtttttttgtttgtcatgTGATgtaaaaaaaccaaagtattataaagcgccaatattccagctaatccactagtatgttgccaagaaggtcGATATCTGTGGGTTCCTTCCTTtctacgattccttccaaattccccctgcactgcagatatgttttacacatcatcgccgcatttctcgtcactgggacatcccaatcgaagttcaaaatttgttcaaaatcattgtttttcaaaccttttttatcTAGGTCTTAcgtccaaaaatatgtaattttactaccacaattgcccacaggcaacttttcaattttaaaaatttctcatccgttgttttttttttttcaattctaagatttaacttccagaaatattgtatttgacatgtactacaacatatttaataaaaactttcaacattttagttgtaatttttgaaaaaagtcacatgtataaaaacctctttttaaattcgcaaatatttttttcttgtggctcgtgcgtattaatgaaaaaattttgctaattgacaaccaaattagctgatttttcattcaacttgcaGAAAACACTTgcagctttcgataccgttacagttttacagttgtttttaaaaaaacaataaaagacatgttatattaatatattaaatatatttattatcattaatttaaaataacaaatattttatatatcttatttgttatttattatattattttactacattatattttttttagcaatctctccgtataccataacaacgcgattccaactaaaaaacaacccatgcgcaaacatatcgattacatcgatgacagatatcgattacaggtagacaaaggaaaatttcctaaattcaAACATGTGTGTTTCCTtaggttttgaaaggattgaatacttcttagtatgaatgaactaaactatttttctataccaagtgttattcgtatgtatgataagctttctataataaacgaagtgagaattatcattttataagaaattttactaaatttgaagacacttggttttagttcggtttttgtttatatttacgaatgctttttatcagtgaaaaaaattttcttgttcagcagtaaatttttatacccagcgaagaaaacagtattagtaaaattccatgccttattctaaagggtgattcttttga encodes:
- the LOC142224017 gene encoding trypsin-1, with the protein product MIKFVTICALMWVSAQGQYVYQQPGHDLVQRNDNTVAENYGSILSSYGQHEDDIELKARPQRNDCKTKCFCGTPNANRIVGGTQVRQNKYPWTAQLVKGRHYLRLFCGGSLINDRYVLTAAHCVHNNREQITIRLLQLDRSSNDPGITRKVIRTIVHPQYNPNTIANDVALLKLESPVPINDKVRPVCLPSANQNFDGKDAIVAGWGLLKEGGSTSNYLQEATVPIISNQECRTTRYKNKIQEVMLCAGLVKQGGKDACQGDSGGPLIVNEGRYKLAGVVSFGFGCAQANAPGVYARVTKFLDWIQSNTKDGCYCSS